The Acidianus manzaensis genome has a window encoding:
- a CDS encoding ATPase, giving the protein MKILVNGILPFDSGKTTFSLFLLRELKNLGINIRPIKPVAGHNAWYSYMTLVRSHDLGILVGNDALKYYEETHLDIRQINPFAALFSPVDLEKIQYNINYYNNIMSLGLPLLIRISCNNDEYYGINFRNLVPNSLCNSFSQLYKDFRPTIVDIRDIRELINKSWEIVDSCSILKNINNITEDHILIESYNDAATPTELSKNVDIVFTISPGKAFIIDGKEFRKILEFLLQPPWIIKMSEVIKYAKIEKSFDLEVITSKNEKIIDYLIHDL; this is encoded by the coding sequence ATGAAGATCTTAGTTAACGGCATATTACCATTTGATTCAGGAAAAACTACTTTTTCACTTTTCTTGCTTAGAGAGTTAAAAAATTTAGGAATAAATATTAGACCAATAAAACCTGTTGCAGGACATAATGCATGGTATAGTTATATGACATTAGTAAGAAGCCATGATTTAGGTATATTAGTAGGTAATGATGCGTTAAAATATTACGAGGAAACTCATCTTGATATAAGGCAAATAAATCCCTTTGCAGCTCTGTTTTCTCCAGTAGATTTAGAAAAGATCCAGTATAATATAAATTATTATAATAATATAATGTCATTAGGGCTTCCATTACTTATTAGAATATCTTGTAATAATGATGAATATTATGGTATAAATTTTAGAAATCTAGTTCCTAATTCCTTATGTAATTCGTTCAGTCAACTCTACAAAGATTTTCGTCCAACTATAGTTGATATAAGGGATATAAGGGAATTAATAAATAAATCGTGGGAAATAGTAGATTCATGCAGCATATTGAAAAATATAAATAACATAACAGAAGATCATATACTAATAGAATCGTATAATGATGCTGCAACTCCTACCGAACTATCAAAAAATGTAGATATAGTTTTTACTATTTCTCCAGGTAAAGCATTTATAATAGATGGAAAGGAATTTAGAAAAATACTAGAGTTTCTATTACAGCCTCCTTGGATAATAAAAATGTCTGAAGTAATTAAGTATGCTAAGATAGAAAAGAGCTTTGATTTAGAAGTAATAACATCAAAAAATGAAAAAATTATAGATTATCTAATTCATGATTTATAG
- a CDS encoding replication factor C small subunit codes for MEEEILWAEKYRPRSLDEIVNQKDIVERLKRFVKEKNMPHLLFAGPPGTGKTTAALALVHDLYGDSFDQFFLELNASDERGIDVIRNKVKEFARTMVSSSVPFKVILLDEADNMTADAQQALRRTMELYTESTRFILACNYLSKIIDPLQSRTALFRFYPLKKDDVIGRLKYIAEKEKLEYDEKALETIYDTTMGDMRKSINILQASSAFGKVTVDAVFKVLGLAQPKEVREMVKLALSGKFLDAREKLRGLIVTYGLSGEDIVKQIHREITSNDLDVPEELRVLLMDYLGEVEYRIVEGADDEIQLSALLSRLAIYGNKYIGVTSK; via the coding sequence ATGGAAGAAGAAATACTTTGGGCTGAAAAATATAGACCTAGAAGTTTAGATGAGATAGTTAATCAAAAAGACATTGTAGAAAGATTAAAAAGATTTGTAAAAGAAAAAAATATGCCTCACTTACTATTTGCTGGACCTCCCGGTACTGGAAAAACAACAGCAGCTTTGGCGCTAGTTCACGATTTATATGGAGATTCCTTTGATCAATTTTTCCTTGAATTAAATGCTAGTGATGAAAGAGGTATTGATGTAATAAGAAATAAGGTAAAAGAATTTGCTCGTACAATGGTATCATCATCAGTCCCATTTAAGGTTATTTTACTTGACGAAGCAGATAACATGACAGCAGATGCTCAACAAGCATTAAGAAGAACAATGGAATTATACACTGAATCTACTAGGTTTATTCTTGCTTGTAATTACTTAAGTAAAATTATAGATCCACTACAATCTAGAACCGCTCTATTTAGATTTTATCCGTTGAAAAAGGATGATGTAATAGGACGTTTAAAATACATAGCCGAAAAAGAAAAATTAGAGTATGATGAGAAGGCATTAGAAACCATATATGATACGACAATGGGAGATATGAGAAAATCCATAAACATATTGCAGGCTTCTTCTGCTTTTGGTAAAGTTACTGTAGATGCTGTATTTAAAGTGCTTGGGCTTGCTCAACCTAAAGAGGTAAGAGAAATGGTAAAATTAGCACTTTCTGGAAAGTTCTTAGATGCAAGAGAAAAATTAAGAGGACTTATAGTTACTTATGGGCTTTCCGGGGAGGATATAGTAAAACAAATTCATAGAGAAATTACATCAAATGATTTGGACGTACCTGAAGAACTAAGAGTACTCTTAATGGATTACCTAGGTGAAGTTGAGTATAGAATCGTAGAAGGAGCTGATGACGAAATACAATTATCTGCATTATTATCTAGATTAGCAATATATGGAAACAAATATATTGGAGTTACTTCGAAATGA
- a CDS encoding NAD(P)/FAD-dependent oxidoreductase, whose amino-acid sequence MPKVLVLGGRFGALTAAYTLKRLVGSKADVKVINNNRFTYFRPALPHVAIGVRDVDELKIDLSEALPSKGIQFQQGTVTKIDAKNNQVVYTKPDGSTVEEEYDYVMVGIGAHLATELMKGWDQYGYSVCEPEFATKLRDKLTEFKGGNIAIGSGPFYQGHNPKPKVPENFIPNADSACEGPVFEMSLMLHGYFLKKGMLDKVKVTVFSPGEYLSDLSPMSRKAVGQIYGSLGIKLIHNFRIKEIKEHEIVDEKGNTIPSDLTIVLPPYTGNPALKNSTPDLVDDGGFIPTDLNMVSIKYDNVYAVGDSNSITIPKLGYLAVMTGRIASQHLANRLGVPTKIDKYYPTIVCVADNPYEGFAVSVKDDTWYGGSVSVAEPAAVNHLKKELFTKYFMWTKGDMALEKFLASW is encoded by the coding sequence ATGCCCAAAGTATTAGTTTTAGGAGGAAGATTCGGAGCTTTAACTGCAGCATATACTCTTAAAAGATTAGTAGGAAGTAAAGCAGATGTAAAAGTAATAAATAACAATAGATTTACATATTTTAGACCTGCTTTACCACATGTAGCTATAGGAGTTAGAGATGTAGATGAATTAAAAATTGATCTTAGTGAAGCTTTACCAAGCAAAGGAATACAATTCCAACAAGGCACTGTAACTAAAATAGATGCTAAAAACAATCAAGTAGTATATACAAAACCCGATGGTTCTACAGTTGAAGAAGAATACGACTATGTGATGGTAGGAATAGGAGCGCATTTAGCTACGGAATTAATGAAAGGATGGGACCAATACGGCTATAGCGTTTGCGAACCAGAGTTTGCTACAAAATTAAGGGATAAATTAACTGAATTCAAAGGAGGTAACATAGCTATAGGTTCTGGACCATTCTATCAAGGACATAATCCAAAGCCCAAAGTTCCAGAAAACTTTATACCAAATGCGGATTCAGCTTGTGAAGGACCAGTATTTGAAATGTCATTAATGCTTCACGGATACTTCTTGAAGAAAGGAATGCTAGACAAGGTAAAAGTAACTGTATTCTCTCCTGGTGAGTACTTATCAGATTTATCCCCAATGTCAAGAAAAGCAGTAGGTCAAATATATGGAAGTTTAGGAATAAAATTAATACATAACTTTAGGATAAAAGAAATCAAAGAACATGAGATTGTAGATGAAAAAGGAAATACAATACCTTCAGATTTAACTATAGTATTACCACCTTATACTGGAAATCCAGCTTTAAAGAATTCTACACCAGACTTAGTTGACGATGGAGGATTCATACCAACTGACTTAAACATGGTTTCAATAAAATACGATAACGTATATGCAGTAGGAGATTCTAATTCTATTACTATACCAAAATTAGGATATTTAGCTGTTATGACTGGAAGAATAGCATCTCAACATTTAGCTAATAGATTAGGAGTTCCAACTAAAATAGATAAATACTACCCAACTATAGTATGCGTAGCTGATAATCCATATGAAGGATTTGCAGTATCAGTAAAAGACGATACATGGTATGGAGGAAGCGTTAGCGTAGCAGAACCAGCAGCTGTAAATCACTTAAAGAAGGAGTTATTCACTAAATACTTCATGTGGACTAAAGGAGATATGGCTCTAGAGAAATTCCTAGCAAGCTGGTGA
- a CDS encoding metal-dependent transcriptional regulator, translating into MKYSHRELEYLLVIKKYNKNGDPAKLSNVAKEVKVAPASAFEEIEHLNKKGLIKKDKSDIWITEEGNNYILKAIRAHRVIESFLVKLGMSKEEACEYSKQFDLMVPEEIIDKLYVFLGKPTNCPHGEDIP; encoded by the coding sequence ATGAAGTACTCACATAGGGAACTAGAATACTTGCTAGTAATAAAGAAATATAATAAAAATGGAGATCCAGCAAAGCTTTCTAATGTAGCTAAGGAAGTTAAAGTGGCTCCTGCAAGTGCATTTGAAGAGATCGAACATCTTAACAAGAAAGGTCTTATAAAAAAAGATAAGAGCGATATCTGGATTACTGAGGAAGGCAATAATTATATTTTAAAAGCTATAAGAGCGCACAGGGTAATTGAGTCTTTTTTAGTTAAACTAGGTATGAGTAAAGAAGAGGCATGCGAATATTCAAAGCAATTTGATCTTATGGTTCCAGAAGAGATTATAGATAAATTATATGTTTTTCTAGGCAAACCAACTAATTGTCCTCATGGAGAAGACATACCATAA
- a CDS encoding DUF2250 domain-containing protein — MEEELKNKLREVLKDRRYLEVLQHLRKANIDYGKSIMLNTKIPIDEVVDILDKLETLGLIERVHGATLKNTEAKFKLSSEVHKHHTYYRLTREGDHLLRYLDEKEIIKGYIDLVKNDDLAKDILKLAEELNADHALTYSKLTHKKLEEVTPKLEELEKMGLLEEAKSKIIKFGDRKSKPKKETRTHHKYYGLSRIGELVVREMKRKGIIPK, encoded by the coding sequence ATGGAGGAGGAATTAAAAAATAAGTTACGAGAAGTATTAAAAGATAGGCGATACTTAGAAGTCTTACAACATCTAAGAAAAGCTAATATAGACTATGGAAAATCGATAATGCTTAATACAAAAATTCCTATAGATGAAGTCGTAGATATTCTAGATAAATTAGAAACTCTTGGACTTATTGAGAGAGTTCATGGTGCCACTTTGAAGAATACTGAAGCTAAATTCAAATTAAGCTCAGAAGTTCATAAACATCACACTTATTATCGATTAACTAGGGAAGGTGATCATTTATTACGCTACTTAGATGAAAAAGAAATAATAAAAGGATACATTGATCTAGTAAAAAATGACGATCTAGCTAAGGATATCTTAAAATTAGCTGAAGAATTAAATGCTGATCATGCACTAACATATTCTAAACTAACCCATAAAAAATTAGAGGAAGTAACGCCAAAATTAGAAGAATTGGAAAAAATGGGTTTACTTGAAGAAGCAAAATCAAAGATAATTAAGTTTGGAGACAGAAAATCAAAACCAAAAAAAGAGACTAGAACGCATCATAAGTATTATGGTCTTTCAAGAATAGGAGAACTTGTAGTAAGAGAAATGAAAAGAAAAGGAATAATACCAAAATAA
- a CDS encoding DUF1641 domain-containing protein: MSDLELSALDNLLTPDKLMSLNHVLDLLEKLDKMGIIDVVSGMISDDEYMGKIMGAIVNDNTLELLGNWNNMMGILTFLADQDTMNSLKTMLGLVKDLNKSGILDPIIGILKDEETLGKIVGGLVNDFTMNLLTNWNQIMSDLGKMDLTNFKYYTQLINSIGEAIKVEKVKPVGLGGLLSALRDPDVQKGMGIVVDILKHIGQNYKS; encoded by the coding sequence ATGTCAGACCTTGAATTGTCAGCGCTTGATAATCTTTTAACGCCAGACAAATTAATGTCACTAAATCATGTATTAGATTTACTAGAAAAACTAGATAAAATGGGAATAATTGATGTTGTAAGTGGAATGATAAGCGACGATGAATATATGGGAAAAATTATGGGCGCTATAGTTAATGATAATACATTGGAACTATTAGGAAATTGGAATAATATGATGGGAATATTAACATTTTTAGCAGATCAAGATACTATGAATTCATTAAAGACTATGTTAGGCCTTGTAAAAGATCTAAACAAATCTGGTATTCTCGATCCTATTATAGGTATTCTAAAGGACGAAGAGACTTTAGGTAAAATTGTTGGAGGATTAGTAAACGATTTTACTATGAATTTGCTAACTAATTGGAACCAAATAATGTCAGATTTAGGTAAAATGGATTTAACTAACTTCAAATATTATACGCAATTAATAAATTCTATTGGAGAAGCTATAAAAGTTGAAAAAGTAAAACCGGTAGGATTAGGAGGATTATTATCAGCTTTAAGAGATCCTGATGTACAAAAAGGTATGGGTATTGTAGTAGATATTCTTAAACATATTGGACAAAACTATAAATCATGA
- a CDS encoding sulfite exporter TauE/SafE family protein, whose translation MITIVITPIEYILALISGVAVGFSLGLIGGGGSILAVPLLLYFVGLATVPAQYASNPTLAHEYVGYVDHVALGTTALAVGLNAYINSYMHFKKGNVRVKEGILFSIPGVVGALIGAYISHITPGQSLLFFFGILMIAVALLMLRPQMEKAPSNRSLTTITTASGSSMNLSKKFNLSDVSVKKIIPAGLIVGFASGYFGIGGGFLIVPGLLFSTGLCMIKAVGTSLISVGTFGITSAAEYAVYGYVLPLISITYLVGGIAGGYLGSSIASRMPRGMLRKIFAVIIIITAIYIMIENVKGLFLLIH comes from the coding sequence ATGATAACAATAGTAATTACCCCAATAGAGTACATATTAGCATTAATATCTGGAGTAGCAGTAGGATTTAGCTTAGGATTAATAGGTGGAGGAGGATCAATATTAGCTGTTCCATTACTTCTATATTTTGTAGGTTTAGCAACAGTTCCAGCTCAATATGCTAGTAATCCTACACTAGCTCATGAGTACGTAGGTTACGTTGATCATGTAGCTTTAGGTACTACAGCACTAGCAGTTGGATTAAACGCATATATCAATAGTTATATGCATTTTAAAAAAGGTAATGTCAGGGTTAAGGAAGGAATATTATTTAGTATACCTGGTGTAGTAGGAGCATTAATAGGAGCATATATAAGTCATATAACGCCTGGACAATCTTTACTATTTTTCTTCGGAATATTAATGATAGCAGTAGCACTTCTTATGCTAAGACCACAAATGGAAAAAGCACCAAGTAATAGAAGTTTAACTACTATAACAACAGCAAGTGGATCTTCAATGAATTTATCAAAGAAGTTTAATTTATCTGATGTATCAGTAAAGAAAATAATACCGGCAGGCCTTATTGTAGGATTTGCTTCAGGTTATTTTGGAATTGGAGGAGGATTTCTGATAGTGCCAGGATTACTATTCAGTACGGGATTATGTATGATTAAAGCAGTAGGTACATCATTAATTTCTGTAGGAACTTTTGGAATTACATCAGCAGCAGAATATGCAGTATATGGATATGTACTACCTTTGATAAGTATAACTTATTTAGTAGGAGGTATAGCTGGTGGATATTTAGGTTCAAGTATAGCTTCTAGAATGCCTAGAGGAATGCTTAGAAAAATATTTGCAGTTATCATTATAATAACAGCTATATATATAATGATAGAGAACGTGAAAGGATTATTTCTGCTCATTCATTAA
- the psmB gene encoding archaeal proteasome endopeptidase complex subunit beta gives MEAEKKIKYLKGTTTVGLVAKDGVVLAADRRASEGFFVANKMVRKLLYITDNIGITTAGSVADLQFIYYYLKNTYHYNLISGSGPTTVKGLATLLANILSTSKYFPYIVQILMGGYDTAPRLYNLDYLGDATEEKYVATGSGSPVAMGVLEDNYRDDLTADEAMDIAARAVLSAIKRDSFTGTGVIVSKITATGHVEKEVYLRKGT, from the coding sequence ATGGAAGCTGAAAAGAAAATTAAATACCTTAAAGGTACTACCACAGTAGGATTAGTAGCAAAAGATGGTGTCGTATTAGCGGCAGATAGAAGAGCATCAGAAGGATTTTTTGTAGCAAATAAAATGGTAAGAAAGTTACTTTATATTACCGATAATATAGGTATAACGACAGCCGGAAGTGTAGCAGATCTTCAGTTTATTTATTATTATTTAAAAAATACATATCATTACAACCTAATTTCTGGTAGTGGCCCTACTACTGTTAAAGGTCTAGCTACGTTACTAGCTAATATCCTTTCTACGTCCAAATACTTCCCTTATATAGTTCAAATATTAATGGGTGGATACGATACTGCTCCAAGATTATATAACTTAGACTACTTAGGAGATGCTACAGAAGAGAAATACGTTGCTACAGGATCTGGTTCTCCTGTCGCTATGGGTGTACTAGAAGATAATTACAGAGACGACTTAACTGCTGATGAAGCTATGGATATAGCAGCTAGGGCAGTATTATCTGCAATAAAAAGAGATTCATTTACTGGTACTGGAGTTATAGTAAGTAAGATAACTGCTACAGGCCATGTAGAAAAAGAAGTATATCTAAGAAAAGGTACCTAA
- the meaB gene encoding methylmalonyl Co-A mutase-associated GTPase MeaB, which produces MDNLLIKALNGDELSISRVLTKIEYMSEEGLKYLDELSKNSGKAYTIGITGIPGAGKSTLISSLIEEYTKSGNKVGVIMIDPSSPISMGSFMGNRIRMQDKTNLNNVFIRSLASRGHLGGFSSEAIMLIEAMDGLGFDPIIVETVGAGQTDTEVVSSVHSVIVVNVPGTGDEIQALKAGIMEIGDIYVINKADLPDAEVLYDAIKFAIDNGEWNGWKPSVIKVSALKKQGIEDLINELKMHKEYLIKSGKFEEITHKRRKEMIELILRRKINNVISIVVNENQNIFEENSIEKIINQLYDKIKQNL; this is translated from the coding sequence GTGGATAATCTTCTTATAAAAGCATTAAATGGCGATGAATTATCTATTTCGAGAGTTTTGACTAAGATAGAATATATGAGCGAAGAGGGATTAAAATATTTAGATGAACTAAGTAAAAATTCAGGTAAAGCGTATACTATTGGAATTACTGGTATTCCAGGCGCTGGGAAAAGTACATTAATTTCGTCATTAATTGAAGAATATACAAAGTCTGGAAATAAGGTAGGAGTAATCATGATTGATCCTTCTAGTCCAATTTCAATGGGATCTTTTATGGGAAATAGAATAAGAATGCAGGATAAAACAAATTTAAATAATGTATTTATAAGAAGCTTAGCATCTAGAGGCCATTTAGGTGGATTTTCATCAGAAGCGATAATGTTAATTGAAGCAATGGATGGATTAGGATTTGATCCGATAATTGTAGAAACTGTAGGAGCAGGACAAACAGATACAGAAGTAGTATCTAGCGTTCATAGCGTTATCGTAGTTAATGTTCCAGGTACCGGGGATGAAATTCAAGCTTTAAAAGCAGGCATTATGGAAATAGGAGATATTTATGTAATAAATAAAGCGGATTTACCAGATGCAGAAGTACTTTATGATGCTATAAAATTTGCTATAGATAATGGCGAATGGAACGGATGGAAGCCCTCGGTGATTAAAGTTAGTGCGTTAAAAAAACAAGGTATAGAAGATCTTATTAATGAGCTAAAAATGCATAAGGAATATCTTATTAAATCTGGAAAATTTGAAGAAATAACTCATAAAAGAAGAAAAGAAATGATTGAACTTATTTTGAGAAGAAAAATAAATAATGTAATCTCAATTGTCGTTAACGAGAATCAAAATATATTCGAGGAAAATTCGATAGAAAAGATAATTAATCAATTATATGATAAAATTAAACAAAATCTATAA
- a CDS encoding cobalamin B12-binding domain-containing protein → MEKRIKVIVAKLGLDGHDRGAKVIARALKDAGMEVVYTGLRQTPSQVVRTAIQEDADVIGVSILSGAHLELIPPLVNMMKEKGITDVGLVVGGVIPPQDIPKLKAMGVDDVFLPGSSLKEVVEKIKKVAEIKRGIKSG, encoded by the coding sequence ATGGAAAAAAGAATTAAGGTTATAGTTGCAAAGTTGGGATTAGACGGGCACGATAGAGGAGCTAAAGTTATCGCAAGAGCTTTAAAAGATGCAGGAATGGAAGTAGTATACACTGGACTACGACAAACTCCGTCTCAAGTTGTTAGAACTGCAATTCAAGAAGATGCCGATGTAATTGGGGTAAGCATATTAAGTGGAGCACATCTTGAACTAATTCCTCCTTTGGTTAATATGATGAAAGAAAAAGGTATTACTGATGTAGGCTTAGTAGTAGGTGGAGTTATACCACCTCAAGATATTCCTAAATTAAAAGCAATGGGTGTAGATGATGTATTTTTACCTGGCTCTAGCTTAAAAGAGGTTGTTGAAAAGATAAAAAAGGTTGCCGAAATTAAAAGAGGTATAAAAAGTGGATAA
- a CDS encoding ArsR/SmtB family transcription factor, producing MERVSSNSTRKKIYYYLLKQKSPVNIKKIQKDLNLSSVSLVYYHIRKLEEEGLVKETNEGYIVEKVVLSEFIRLYNHVIPISVFWASFFVSSLILMITFLILDRPIDGEIFGIIIVSIASAIFINDILKKYKDLIA from the coding sequence ATGGAAAGAGTATCTAGCAATTCAACAAGGAAGAAGATATATTATTACTTGTTAAAGCAAAAATCACCAGTTAATATTAAAAAAATACAAAAAGACCTTAATTTAAGTTCAGTATCATTAGTATATTATCACATAAGAAAGCTTGAAGAAGAAGGACTAGTAAAAGAAACTAATGAAGGCTATATAGTAGAAAAAGTAGTTCTTTCGGAATTTATAAGATTATACAATCATGTTATACCAATTTCTGTATTTTGGGCCTCCTTTTTCGTTTCTTCTTTAATTTTAATGATAACTTTTTTAATACTTGATAGGCCTATAGATGGAGAAATCTTTGGAATTATAATAGTAAGTATAGCTTCCGCAATATTTATTAATGATATATTGAAGAAGTATAAGGATCTTATTGCTTAA
- a CDS encoding alpha/beta fold hydrolase translates to MEPQEKFVEINGAKIHYLELGNGRLVVLHHGARFNAYTWNEVGTISSIAEAGYQAISIDFPGYGKSSSGRFNSLSDFIGDFIDTLKLQKPILLGASMGGEAVLEYAVDHADKIGGLILVGAVGVSSFESKLHNLDGLPVLLIWGKHDSVSPKHNAELLLKYVKTAKYVNIGNQHACYLDDPNGFNAQIKDFLKGL, encoded by the coding sequence ATGGAACCACAAGAAAAGTTCGTTGAAATAAACGGAGCAAAGATACATTACCTAGAACTAGGAAATGGAAGACTTGTTGTTCTTCATCATGGTGCTAGATTTAATGCATATACTTGGAATGAAGTTGGAACAATTTCAAGTATAGCAGAAGCTGGATATCAAGCAATTTCGATAGATTTTCCAGGTTATGGTAAATCATCATCCGGAAGATTTAATTCATTATCAGATTTTATAGGAGATTTTATAGATACATTAAAATTACAAAAGCCAATATTACTAGGAGCTTCAATGGGTGGAGAAGCAGTTTTAGAATACGCTGTAGATCATGCTGATAAAATCGGTGGTTTAATCTTAGTAGGAGCAGTGGGTGTTAGTTCTTTTGAATCTAAGTTACATAATCTAGATGGATTACCAGTTCTATTAATATGGGGTAAGCATGATTCAGTATCTCCAAAACATAATGCCGAATTATTATTAAAATATGTAAAGACTGCAAAATACGTAAATATAGGAAATCAACATGCTTGCTATTTAGATGATCCTAACGGATTTAATGCTCAAATTAAAGATTTTCTGAAGGGCTTATAA
- a CDS encoding dihydrodipicolinate synthase family protein: protein MSIRLYMKGILVALVTPFNNKEELNLDALTTLINFDLTRGADGFWVLGTTGEFNMLNIEEKMQVAKKVMDIAKGKVLLGINENSTYNSSKLAKYYIDLGADGIFSIPPLYHKTDEKGIIQYYTALSKFGVDLYVYNIPSTVGYNIPLDILRKLAEEDIIQGIKYTTSDFESLINYFKSLKEVNKNINVYAGNDKFALISFLYGIDGIVSGIGNFAPEIVSQLYKNVKEGKIADALKYQQMLDKLVDATSLSDYPSGIKIALRYRGLDVGPVRKPLEENITADSTIYYTLKELNL, encoded by the coding sequence ATGAGTATAAGACTATACATGAAAGGAATACTAGTAGCATTAGTTACACCATTCAATAATAAGGAAGAACTTAATTTGGATGCTCTTACAACTTTAATTAACTTCGACCTAACTAGAGGTGCAGATGGATTTTGGGTTCTAGGAACCACTGGAGAATTCAATATGTTAAATATTGAAGAAAAAATGCAAGTAGCAAAAAAGGTTATGGATATTGCAAAAGGTAAAGTTTTGCTAGGTATAAATGAAAACTCAACATACAACTCTAGCAAGTTAGCTAAATATTATATAGATCTAGGTGCAGATGGAATATTTTCAATTCCACCACTTTATCACAAAACAGACGAAAAGGGAATAATACAATATTATACTGCCTTATCAAAATTTGGAGTAGATCTGTACGTATATAATATTCCATCCACAGTTGGATATAATATTCCCTTAGATATTCTAAGGAAACTAGCTGAAGAAGATATAATACAAGGAATCAAATACACAACTTCTGATTTTGAATCTCTAATAAACTATTTTAAGTCATTAAAGGAAGTAAATAAGAACATAAATGTTTATGCTGGAAATGATAAATTTGCACTGATATCGTTCTTATATGGAATTGATGGTATAGTTTCTGGAATAGGAAATTTTGCTCCAGAAATTGTTTCACAACTCTATAAGAATGTAAAAGAAGGGAAAATTGCTGATGCGTTAAAATACCAACAAATGTTGGATAAGTTAGTAGATGCTACTTCTTTGTCAGATTATCCTAGTGGAATAAAGATAGCACTTAGATACAGAGGTTTAGACGTTGGACCAGTAAGAAAGCCTTTAGAAGAAAATATAACTGCAGATTCCACTATTTATTATACTCTTAAGGAATTGAATTTGTGA
- a CDS encoding YbhB/YbcL family Raf kinase inhibitor-like protein, whose translation MQIKSVFKEEEVIPKKYTCDGEDISPPLEWDKIDNARSYAIIVEDPDAPSGTFIHWVIYNIKQNSLPENIEKKENTKYGVQGLNDFDRVGYNGPCPPRSHGFHRYYFNVYALDTEINSKHKITADELKELMQGHIISSGSIMGKYKRM comes from the coding sequence ATGCAAATAAAAAGTGTTTTTAAAGAAGAAGAGGTAATACCTAAGAAGTATACGTGTGATGGTGAAGATATATCTCCACCATTAGAGTGGGATAAAATAGATAATGCAAGAAGTTATGCCATAATTGTAGAAGATCCAGATGCTCCATCAGGTACGTTTATACATTGGGTTATATATAATATAAAACAAAATAGTTTACCTGAAAATATTGAAAAAAAGGAAAATACAAAATATGGAGTTCAAGGCTTAAATGACTTCGATAGAGTTGGATATAATGGCCCATGCCCTCCAAGATCTCATGGTTTCCATAGATATTATTTTAACGTATATGCTTTAGATACAGAGATTAACTCAAAACACAAAATTACTGCTGACGAATTAAAAGAATTGATGCAAGGCCATATTATTTCTTCTGGGAGCATTATGGGAAAGTACAAAAGAATGTAA